The following are from one region of the Nicotiana tabacum cultivar K326 chromosome 3, ASM71507v2, whole genome shotgun sequence genome:
- the LOC107772978 gene encoding uncharacterized protein LOC107772978 codes for MATRRGAKRSVIEISSSSEEGDEEESEPLSESDDDDFDSSASSESDGDYEEYDDEDDIEEEIKESGCDRVLRLLQGGRELKKLKGELRKLTLTDYKAYLRSNGLRLSGTKEECVERIIEHWRMKDGNGQRLYPKSSFTINCTGDVCKGDVVLFTQKVYKNFDKMTRGGELLGKRTIAGRIVKESYGVAKQQHTFTVEVLWSRGVKQLSALFPLLVKGRNLYKLKTFRQRWKNEKERLEVLAEKHKRGEAARFIRATRKSKSIKPTKASSKNKGNKRQKLDHHRRPSKTIQTRKVKKHNCSIDERGKAKVGSKRTKHHHEKPRSPGRLNLAESRNSRAPMRHPNFVPAIGETSLQFNYFSANNFRHFESDYYGQGVPYSYSSNWHSAPRSHLSSYSSYALPAPEHQQYDHGSYPNFSYPRYVSQSSNHPRFPGMVGTHRSSGSFPFVNYERR; via the exons ATGGCGACGAGGAGAGGAGCAAAACGCAGTGTTATTGAAATTTCCTCTTCTTccgaagaaggagatgaagaagAATCAGAACCATTATCAGAATCGGATGACGATGATTTTGACTCCTCCGCCTCAAG CGAGAGCGATGGCGATTACGAAGaatatgatgatgaagatgatatcGAAGAGGAAATTAAGGAGTCGGGGTGCGACAGAGTCCTTCGCCTTCTCCAAG GGGGTAGAGAATTGAAGAAGCTAAAGGGAGAATTGAGGAAGCTAACGTTGACGGACTATAAAGCATATTTGCGGTCAAATGGGTTGAGGTTATCTGGTACAAAGGAAGAATGTGTAGAGAGGATCATAGAGCACTGGAG GATGAAAGATGGAAATGGTCAAAGACTATATCCCAAATCATCATTTACCATTAACTGCACCG GTGACGTATGTAAAGGAGATGTTGTATTATTCACACAGAAAGTGTACAAGAA TTTTGACAAGATGACAAGGGGTGGAGAACTATTAGGGAAGAGAACCATTGCTGGGAGGATTGTTAAGGAGAGTTATGGTGTTGCCAAACAGCAGCATACCTTTACG GTTGAGGTGTTATGGAGTCGAGGGGTTAAACAATTATCTGCACTTTTTCCATTGCTTGTAAAGGGACGAAACCTTTATAAGTTGAAGACTTTCAGACAG AGATGGAAGAATGAAAAGGAAAGATTAGAAGTGCTTGCAGAGAAGCACAAACGTGGAGAAGCAGCAAGATTTATTAGagcaacaagaaaatcaaaatcgatAAAGCCGACAAAAGCATCCTCTAAAAATAAAG GTAACAAGCGTCAGAAACTTGATCATCATAGGAGGCCAAGCAAGACGATACAGACAAGAAAAGTAAAGAAACATAATTGTTCTATTGATGAACGCGGGAAAGCAAAGGTAGGAAGCAAAAGAACAAAACACCACCATGAAAAGCCTCGTTCACCTGGGAGATTGAATTTGGCAGAGTCCAGAAATAGTAGAGCCCCTATGAGGCATCCAAACTTTGTGCCTGCCATTGGGGAGACCTCATTACAGTTCAATTATTTTTCAGCGAATAATTTCCGCCATTTTGAATCAGATTATTATGGCCAAGGAGTACCATATTCTTATTCATCTAACTGGCATTCAGCACCAAGATCACATTTAAGCTCTTATTCCTCTTATGCTCTGCCTGCTCCAGAACATCAACAATATGAtcatggaagctatcctaattttTCATATCCTAGGTATGTATCTCAGTCTAGTAATCATCCACGTTTTCCTGGAATGGTGGGAACTCACAGATCATCTGGTTCATTCCCATTTGTAAACTATGAACGTAGATAA